A region of the Leptospiraceae bacterium genome:
GGATTCATATATCTCACAAACTTCATTTACTAACTCTGAATATTTCTTTTGAAGGGTAATCGGAATAAACCCCTTCTCTATCACAAAGCGCAATGGCTCGATACCGTATTTCTTTGCAGTTAATTGGTTTCGATGTTTGGATTGAGTAGAAGCACCAACGTTGTGTAATCTCCCAAGATACCTTCCGAGCATTTGTAGCTCTTCTATCGTTAATTCTTCGGGTGCTCTACCACCGGTTCGATTCCATATAGCACAGTAGATACCTGCTTTTTCAAAGAGACTTTTACCTTGAAAAATTCTTGGCGCGCAGACTGGAATTTCATTCTCCTGCAAATCAAAAAGAAAACCATGCTCTTCCAATATTTGCTCTTTCGTCCAACGTCCCGGTCGATAGAATTTGACGACAATATTTTCATCTGCTTCTAATCGCACACTATATACTCTATTTTCTAAACTGTTCAGCGCAAAGCAATGACCGGTTGGGTTGAGTCCAAGACTTTCTACTAAATGCAAAATTATATCAGGAGTTAAATTGAAAAAATCTTCCGTTATCACTTATTCTCTTGTTAGCTTATGAAATAATTCACTCAGTAAAAAATGCTCTAAGCCAGGAATGTTTTTATGCAAATGATTTTTAAAGTTATAAAGCATTTCAATTTGAGCGGAATTATCTTCAATGTTTTCTTTGCTAAATTCATAAATCATAATCGTAGAGACTAGCTCTAAAAATTCTGTGTAATCAAAATCTTCCGTCCACTCAGGATGATCGTCTTTGTATTCGCGTATCCAATTTTCTAATTGTAAAAGTAAAATTGAATCCTTTAAATTCTTTGAAATCATTTCGCGGGTAAGCGTAATTACCTCACTCGGAATATCGTAGGGAATTAAACTTCCACCAAAAAAATCTTCACGATACAATTGCAAATCTGCACTGAGACTTTGTAGAACTTGCTTGTTTAAGTATTGAAATGGAATACAGATTGCACGGCTAATAATAGTTTGCTTCAATTTCATTAAATCGTCTACAATAAAAATGAATCTAGAATGCGCCGGCGGTTCTTCGAGTGATTTTAGAAGAGCAGATTCTGCTTCATTATTAATCAAACTTGCATCGGGAAATAATATAATTCGATATTTGGATAAATGCGGTCTATAATTGAGGCGTCTATTCTGTAACCAACGAACAGTAAACTCGGCAGGCTCTTTATCATCCCCAATCGCAATTCTCTGATTCGAAGGGAATACAATAAAGTCAGGGTGTTGATTATTGATAAAAGATTTGCAAGATTGACAAATACCACAACCAGTCCCGGTTAAACAAAGTATATGGCGAGAGAATCGTTCAGCTAACGCCCATTTCCCCACACTAGCGGGTCCGTAAAAGACTAAGAGCGGCGGAATCATATGAGGAGATTTCACATAATGCCGAATGTATTGTAAAGCAGTATCCTGCCCTTGAATTTCTTCTATGCTAAAATAGCTATTCATTACTTTAAAAGTTGATTTAGGTTTTGAATTGTCTTTCTCTGCGAGTAGAGGATATATCCGAGTAACCCCAGAACCAAAAGAAGCGCCAATCCATAAACTAGATTTAAACTTCGCAAGCGAGCTTGTTCTTCTTCGATAGCTTTTATACTCTCAAGATGTGATATGACTAAATAAAATTTGTCGATGTTTGGGTATTCTTTACGAGCAGAACTTCGAATCTGGGTAATGATTTCAGCAGAATCCTCTTTGCTTAATTTACTAATTGCATTGAAAGCTTCTGATTCTTGCATTTGCAAAAGCTCATTTGCGGTTAATTTGGTTTTGCCTTCTTGAGCAATTAATAAAATTGGAAATGTAAGTGTGATAAAGATAGTTAAGATTTTTTTCATAATTTTTGTATTAATCAAGTTATTCATGTTATTTCGAATTAGCAGCTTCCGAGTTTGCGCTGCGAGAAATCTATTTGGCAATACAACGATAGTATTAAGCAATATAGACCTCTCACTATAAAGCAGTTCGAGGTGACACAATGATTACCTTTCTGTATAGCCCAATTTCTCCTTTAATTCTTGCATGTAGGGAATTTTATAAACGATTAAAATCGCACCGGCTAAAATCGCATAGAACAAAAAAGAAATACATAATGTCCAAAGAATCGGATAAAAAAGACTAGCATCTTGCATTAAATCTAAATTTAACAGAACTAATACGATAGGCGAAACAAATAAAAGGGCTAGAGAATAGAGAGTATACTTTATATAATTGTAAGGTATGATTCTCGCAAAAAAACCTTTCTTTATTTTGTCAGAAGAAGGCTCGAAAGTAGCATATATATCTGGATTCGTAAAATATTTATTATCAATCATTGTCTTTTTGTAACCAATCCTTCATTAGCTCTTTACCGCGAAAGATATAACTTTTTAGTGTGTTGACTTTAATATCTAATTTTTCAGAAATTTCTTTGTATGACATATTTTCAAAATAATAAAGCATCAGCGGATTCTTATAGTTAGACGGTAAACGAGAAAGTAACGATGCTATCTTTGTGTTCATTTCTTGTTTTAAGATTTGCATTTCGGGAGTAATCTGTTCCCGCCATTTTTTAATTTTATCAAAGTATTTATTATGAACTTCCTCAACATCATCAGCAGAAATTTGCGGATTCGTGCTTTCTTTGCGGTGCTTCATTAGGATTTTGTTGCGAGCAATGGAATAGACCCATGTGGAGAATTGTGATTCCCCTTTGAAGGTAGAAAGAGCTTCGAAAGCCTTTAGAAATATTTCTTGTGTTAAATCTTCTGCCTCTTCCTGATTTCCAGTATATTTAATTGCCTGTGAAAAAATCATCCCCTGGTATTTATCCATTAAAAATTCGAAGGCGGAAAAATCTCCTGCAAGAACAGACTGAATACAAAACCAGTCCGCGGGGTTACATAGAATTTGCCGTTCTTCCGTTAAGGACGCAGTTTGTAAAATGTCAATAGACTGAGACCGATCGCTAATGGGATTAACCCTCCTAACATAGCCAAAGAATTTCCTAAGACCATGATGAAAACTATTGCAAGCGTAAGTCCTGTAAATGTCAACAAAAGTCCTAGAAAAAAAGAATAGGCTCTGAAATCAAAATCAAAAGGCTTGTAAAGCCCCGTTCGAATCAATTCCAGTCTCTGTCTATGCCACATGAAAAAAATGAGACATAGTAGAGTAGAGCCAAAGACGATTCCAAAAATGGGAACAAGAAATAAAACGATTTTATATCCATTGTTTGGCTCGTGACTTGATTGAAGCAAATCTAAAATACTTTGAATATTCTGCTGCATTTGAAGTAGGATTTCTTTTTCTTCTGCACTCATCTTGAGATTCAATTCAAATTTATGTTTTCAGGAATGTCAAGCAGATAAAACTTCCGGCTCTCTCTTATCTAATAGTGAGGGATTTGTGTGAAAGCAAAGTGAAGGATGTTTTTACCCAATCCCCCTACTCTATAATAAACTTTATTTTTAAAAAAACAGTGCATTTGACATACATCAATTACCTAATTCACAAACCTCGGTATAGTAACAAGAAAGACTAGGAGTATGATTATGAAATTCATAAAGCAAATCATAACAATATCAATTATATTGATTTTGCCCTTTACATTCTGTAAGAAAGAAGGGGACGGAGCTGATTCAGGAACGAGTTCTGCAGTGGATGTAAATGGCAAGGGAATTGGTCCTGTCACCAAAGTTGACTTAGGTGATATTGACCAAGCCAAAGCGGCTAAAGGCAAACAGCACTTTGATACGAAGTGTAGTGCCTGCCATAAATTCGAAGAAAAAGTTGTCGGTCCACCTCTAGCCGGAGTTACAGAAAGAAGAAGCCCTGAGTGGATTATGAATATGATCCTAAATCCTGTAGAGATGACACAAAAAGATCCAGCGGCTATGGAGCTTTATGCGACGTATCTTGTGCAAATGACATTTCAAAATGTAAGTCAAGATGAAACAAGAGAGATATTGGAATACTTTAGACAAATGGATAACAGAAAAAATAAGAGGAGATTTATATGAGTAAATTAGTAAAAATTATATTCTTAGTTTCTCTCGTAGCAATTATCGCAAGCTGCGGAAAGAAACAAGGACAGGCATTGCTAGCGTCTAACGCTGCACAAAAGGTATATGTAGCACCAGGTGAAAAAGATGAAGTCTATGCTTTTATGTCCGGTGGATTTAATGGACAAATAGGTGTATATGGAATTCCATCTGCGCGACTATTTAAGATTATCCCCGTATTCTCCCTTTTTCAAGAAAACAGCTATGGATCGGATGAAGAAACCAAAGATATGCTTTTAACTTCTAAAGGATATGTTACTTGGGATGATTCACATCATCCAGAACTTTCTCTGACAAATGGAAACCATGATGGTAGATGGCTATTTATCAATGGAAACAATACACCTCGTATTGCTAGAATTGATTTAACAACATTTGAAACAAAAGAAATTATTGAAATTCCAAATACTGCGGGTAATCACGCTTCACCATTCTTAACGGAAAATACAGAATATGCGATGTCAGCAACTCGTTTTTCCATTCCAATTCCACAGAAAGACATTGCAATTGAGGAAATGGGAAAAGGTAAGTTTAACGGTTCAATTTCTATGATTAAAATTGATCCTAAAGATGGAAAAATGAGTGTAGAATTACAGATGTTAGCTCCTGCATTTAGTTACGATTTAAGTAGATGTGGTAAGGGTCCTTCTCATGATTGGTGCTTCTTTACAACATACAATACTGAACAGGCATTTCAGATGATCGAGGTAGGCGCTTCTAAGAATGATAAAGACTATGTGATGGCATTTAACTGGGTGAAGGCGAAAGCGTGTAAAGATGCAGGAAAAGCAAAAGATTTTTCCGGTGTCTATTATCATAATTACCTACCAGAAAATGCACCCGCAGTTGCAGAAAAAATGTCAGGTGTAAAATTGCTAGATCCAAAAGATTGTCCTGGTGTTGCTTACTTTTTACCGACTCCCAAAAGTCCTCATGGATCTGACGTTGACCCAAGTGGTGAATACATAGCAGCCGGAGGAAAACTTGCTTCTGTGATTGCAGTCCACTCTTACTCTAAATTGGTAAAAGCAATTGAAGATAAAGCAAACTTTTCTGGTGAAGTTATGGGAATTCCTATTATGAAATACGAATCAACTTTAGCTGGAGAGGTTAAGAAACCTTGTTTAGGTCCACTTCACACAGAGTTTGATAATAATGGATTTGCTTATACATCTTGCTTCGTAAGTTCTGAAGTTGTAAAATGGGATGTAAAATCAAGAGAAGTTGTGCAACATATGCCTGCGTTTTATAGCATAGGACACCTAAGTGTTGTAGGTGGAGATAATAAGAAACCTTACGGCAAATACCTAGTTGCCTTAAATAAAATTACGAAAGATAGATACTTGCCGGTTGGAATGGAATTAGCGCAAAGCGCACAACTATGGGATATTTCAGGCAGCACTGCTGAATTACTTTCCGATTTCCCTACAGTGGGTGAACCGCATTATGCGCAGATGATTCCCGCTGCGATGTTAAAAGACAAAACTAAAAAGATTTTTCCACTCGAAGAAAACAAACATCCTTATGGAATCAAATCTGAAAAAGATGCACGCATCGAGAGAAATGGAAACCAAGTTCATATCTACATGACTTCTATTCGTTCTCACTTCAAGCCAGATAAAGTTGAAGTAAAGAAAGGTGATATGCTACATTTCCATGTTACAAATTTGGAACAAGATTACGATGTCCCACATGGATTTGCAATCAATGGCTCTACATTGCCAAACTTACTCATCATGCCAGGCCAAACAAAAACTATGAAATGGGAAGCAAAAGAAGTAGGAGTTTATCCATTCTATTGCACTGACTTCTGTTCTGCACTTCACCAAGAGATGCAGCAGTATATACGAGTTAGCCCGTAGGATATTTCTATGTGGACTAAAAAACTAACAAATCTAAATAGGTGGCTAGTTCTTCTAGCCGCCGTTCTCATGATCGGCGTATATTTTATGCCGATGTGGTATATATCCTTAGAAGCACCACAATATCCAGAAGGATTGAGTATGTATATCTGGATAAACAAAGTATCCGGTGGAACAGATTACGATCTTCAAAATATTAATTTATTAAACCACTATGTTGGGATGAAGGAAATTGTTTCTAGTTCTATACCGGAATTATTGTTTATGCCCTACGTTTTATTGTATATGATTCTTGGAGCAGTGGTTACTTTTATTTTGCCGCGGCTCTATATGATAGGCCTTGGGATTGTCAATTTATTACTTGTTGCGATTGCAGGTCTCTCTGATTTTTGGAGATGGGAATACAACTACGGACATGAATTAAATCCAGAAGCAGCTATCATTGTTCCAGGTATGTCTTACCAACCTCCTCTTCTCGGATGCACACAAATGTTAAACATCAACGCCTGTAGCCTTCCAAGTGCTGGTGCAATTATTCTATTTGTAGCAGTAGCAATCTTAGTTTACATAATTTGGGCAGAGAGAAAACTCTATTTAGAAACCAAAGGAGTTTAATATGAACAGAAAAAATTTCATTCAAACGGCAGCAGTTGTTGCACCACTTTTATATTCTGCAAATTTACTTTCGCAAGATGCAAAGTCTACTGAAGGAACAAAAACCGGTGGGAAATACGGAGCGCTTATTGACAGTGCAAGCGATTGCATCAAGAAGGGAGAACTCTGTATTAGCCACTGCGTCGATATGATGGCAGGTGGGGATAAGAGTATGGGTCCCTGCTCTAAAACAGTAAGAGACATGCTAGCAATGTGTGAGACTCTCAGCAAATTAGCAACAAGCAATTCCGAGTTCACAAAAAAACATGCAACGCTTTGTCTTGAAGTTTGTAAAAAATGTGAAGATGAATGTCGCAAACATCCAAAGCATAAAGTTTGTATGAATTGCGCTGAAAGCTGCAAAGAATGTATGAGCGAAATCAAAAAAATTCTAGGTTAAGGATATGAAAAGAAGAATGGGCTTTCTACTGTCACCTCGAACCTTTGAAAATCTCAATTGGCGAAAGCCGTTAGGCTGAACACTGTGAGAGGTCTATCTTTCTTAATAATATCTTGTTTGTTTCTTCTCATCTTCCTAAGTTGTTCAAACAATCTTCCAGAAGAAATTGTAGCTGGAGAACATAAATGCGAATTTTGTAAAATGGGAGTGGTAAATCAAAATTACCACTCTCAGGTTCTTACTAAGAAAGGAAGGCGTTATCATTTTGATTCGATTGAATGTATGTTTTCCTATTGGAATAAAAATTCTGATAAGATAGAAAAAGTATGGGTCAAAGATTATCTGCATCCAAAAGATTGGATTGAAATTGAAAATGCAAAATTTTTAAAAGCGGATAATCTTCCTTCGCCGATGGCAGCCAATTTATCCTCTTATAAATCTCCAAAAGAAGCAGAGGATAATCGTGTGTTATACGGTGGCATCATAATGACGCAACAAGAAGTAATGGAATACGTAAAAACAAATTGGGAAAAAGAATTGTCAAAGAAGCGATAATGAGAAATGAGGAATGCAAAATTAGTAATGTAGGAAGAATTTGGAAAAGCATCTACCCCTGTCACCTCGAACGCTCATCGAAAGTAGAGTATGCGAGAGCATCTAATGAGAATTATGCGCGTGAGAGGTCTATCTTCCTTAAAACTATCGTGGTATTGTCAGATAGATTTCTCACAGTCGTCTTTCAGCTAGGGCTGGCGCTAATTTTTCCTTTCTGTGTTCGAAATGACCGAATTACTTTCATTTTCCTTTTTCTCTTTGCCACTCTAAGCCTTAACGCCAACACTCTCACTGTCTGCGAAACTTGCACTCATAAAACTATCCACTCGGCAATAACTGCGGCTAATACGAATGATACGATAGAAGTAAAAAATGGAATTTATAAAGAAAGCCCAATTTTAATAACAAAATCAATTAAACTAAGAGGTATTGAAAATCCTACTCTCGATGGCGAAAACAAAGAGCATGTTGTAGACATTGTTTCAGATGATGTTGTAGTAGATGGATTTCGAATTATCAACAGTGGTGTTAGTGATATACGAGAATTTGCCGCTATTCATGTTGAGAACGCGAGAGGTTGTAATTTAAGGAATAATATTTTAGAAAATAATGTGTATGGATTTTACTTTGCAAAAGTAACTGATTGTATGATTGAAAATAACAGTTCCATTGGTAACGCAAAAGATGAAATATCCGGTGGAAATGGAATTCACCTTTGGTCTAGTAGCCATTTTACTATAAAGAAAAATAGAATCAGTAAACATAGAGATGGAATTTATTTTGAATTTTCGACGGAACTTTTAATCGAGGAAAATAAAAGTTTTAATAGCATTCGTTATGGTATGCATTTTATGTTTGCAAGTAATAACCGATTTTATAAAAACCATTTTTATGATAATTCTACTGGAGTGGCAGTGATGTTTTCGAAAAATATACAGGTAAAAGAAAATCTTTTTGAGAGAAGTAGGGACGGAAGTTCTTATGGAGTTTTGGTGAAAGATATCACGGACAGTGAGTTTACGAATAATACTTTTCAGGATAATACAATTGGTGTGGCGGCAGATAATTCTACTCGAAATAAATTTTTATCAAATCGCTTTTTACGAAATGGCTGGGCTTTCAATATAATGGGTAACTGTGAATCTAATGAAGTGCGAGGAAATAATTTCATTGGTAATGTGTTCGATCTCTCTACTAATTCACGCGAAAACTTAAATACATACGATAAAAATTTCTGGGATGCCTACAAAGGTTTTGATCTGGATAGAGATGGGACAGGGGATAAACCTTATTTACCAGTAAGATTTTTTAGTTACTGGGTAAATATCTATCCATTCCTAATGGTATTATTTCAATCTCCTGTAATAGAATTTCTAGAAATCGCCGAAAGAGCTTTTCCGGTTATGACACCGGTAGAGCTTAAAGACAAGTATCCTCAGATGAAGAAGTTTGCACTATGATACAAATAAAGAACTTAACTAAGACTTACAAGAAAAATACTGTTATCCGCAACTTGAATTTAGAAATTCAAGAGGGAGTCATAACAGCACTCGTTGGTCCGAATGGATCAGGCAAGACTACATTACTAAAGTGTATTCTGGGATTGACATTTCCCAGTAAAGAATCAAAGGTTTTACTTGCTGGATTAGAATATTTAAAACAAAATGAGCTTTATGAAATTGGGTATATGCCGCAAACTCCTCTTTTCCCACAAAACTTAAAAGTGAAGGAAATTTTAGAAATTCTAGAAACACTTGAAGAGAAAAATCCTGTCTTTAAAGAAAGGATAAAAGACGAACTTGAAATTGAAAAATTTGAGAATAAATACTTCGGTGAATTATCGGGAGGAATGAAGCAAAAAGTCAATATCCTCCAGTGCTTTAGCTCTGAAAAGAAATTTTATATTATAGATGAGCCTACTGCAAGTCTTGATCCGCATATATCTTTTTATCTAAAGAATTTACTGAAAGAGCGCAAAACAAAAGGTAGCTCCATTTTATTTACTTCGCATATCATGTCAGAAGTAGATGAAATTGCTGATAGAGTAGTAGTCATGGTAGAAGGAAAATTAATTTTACATGAAACACCGGTCGAAATTCTTGCAAAGAGTAAAGCCTCGAATATGGAAGAAGCACTTCGTTCCTTTTGGATGAAGGAAGGCAAACATGCGTAATCTCCTCCAGGTCGCAAAATTTGAATTCAAAGAAAACATTCGGAACAAATGGATATTTGCCTATGCAATCTCTTTCTTTTTAATTTCAAGTCTACTCATTTACTTTGGTGGAAATGAAAGTGCAAAGATCATAGCAAGTCTCTTGAGTATAATTCTACTTTTAGTTCCCCTCTTTGCTCTTTTATTTGGTAGCACAAATTTCTTAGACTCACTTTCCTTCATGGAAGTAATTTTTACTCGTCCGATTTCTAGATTTCATTATTACGCGGGAAAATTTTTAGGACTTTCGCTTGTGTTAAATCTCGGTTATCTGCTTGGCGTTGGAATTCCGATTTTATTATTCACCAATCCAGAATCAAAATTATTATTTTTATCTATTCAATTACTCGCATATGGATTTTTATTAAATTTAATTTTTATCGCTTTATCCTTGTTAATCGCTGTATTGTTTTTAAAACGGGAAGCAGTTTTATCGGTATCACTCGCTCTATGGTTTTATCTCTATTTACTTTATGATCTTTTGATGCTAGGAATCAGTATAAACTTTGGAGAATATCCACTTGAAGTTCCAATTCTTCTACTTACTTGCATTAACCCTCTCGACCTAGTGCGGATAATTACGATTTTGCAGATGGACAATGCAGTCTTACTTGGATTTACCTCTGCGTTCTTTCAAAAGTATTTAGGTAATGCAAATGGAATTTTACTATGTCTCAGTCTATTGATTGTATGGACTGGAATTCCTTTTTACATTGGTTACCGTTTTTTTGCAAAGAAGGATTTGTAGAGATTGTTCTGCACATAAGCGAAATATAATTTACTCTTGAGTTCAATAAAGTTTCGAACTACAAATAAAGGATTTTTTATTTACAATACACCTATTTCCTGCAAATATAGATTTACATATTTGCAGGAAACCCATTTCCTGCAAATATGTAAATCTATATTTGCAGGAAGCGATTTCTATGAAAATAAGTGGCTTTAAAGCGGGAAAATTTTCCCAAAGATTTCAATACAAGAGTTTTGAACCAAACTATGTAGATTTGCATTGGATTATTGACGATGCCGAATTAATAATGCTTTTGAGTGAGGCGAGCCTGAAATTAGGAGAATTAAATGCATTTTCGCAATTAATACCCGATATCGACTTTTTCATAAAAATGCATGTATTCAAAGAGGGAACCGAAAGTAGTCGGATAGAAGGAACGCAAACTAACATAGACGACGCTGTGCAGAAGGAAGAAAATATCCAACCAGAAAAGAAGGATGATTGGCAGGAAGTCCAAAACTATGTGCAGTCCATGAATCAAGCAATCGAAAGCTTACAGACATTTCCCCTGAGTAATCGTTTACTAAAA
Encoded here:
- a CDS encoding ABC transporter ATP-binding protein, with protein sequence MIQIKNLTKTYKKNTVIRNLNLEIQEGVITALVGPNGSGKTTLLKCILGLTFPSKESKVLLAGLEYLKQNELYEIGYMPQTPLFPQNLKVKEILEILETLEEKNPVFKERIKDELEIEKFENKYFGELSGGMKQKVNILQCFSSEKKFYIIDEPTASLDPHISFYLKNLLKERKTKGSSILFTSHIMSEVDEIADRVVVMVEGKLILHETPVEILAKSKASNMEEALRSFWMKEGKHA
- the nosZ gene encoding Sec-dependent nitrous-oxide reductase; the protein is MSKLVKIIFLVSLVAIIASCGKKQGQALLASNAAQKVYVAPGEKDEVYAFMSGGFNGQIGVYGIPSARLFKIIPVFSLFQENSYGSDEETKDMLLTSKGYVTWDDSHHPELSLTNGNHDGRWLFINGNNTPRIARIDLTTFETKEIIEIPNTAGNHASPFLTENTEYAMSATRFSIPIPQKDIAIEEMGKGKFNGSISMIKIDPKDGKMSVELQMLAPAFSYDLSRCGKGPSHDWCFFTTYNTEQAFQMIEVGASKNDKDYVMAFNWVKAKACKDAGKAKDFSGVYYHNYLPENAPAVAEKMSGVKLLDPKDCPGVAYFLPTPKSPHGSDVDPSGEYIAAGGKLASVIAVHSYSKLVKAIEDKANFSGEVMGIPIMKYESTLAGEVKKPCLGPLHTEFDNNGFAYTSCFVSSEVVKWDVKSREVVQHMPAFYSIGHLSVVGGDNKKPYGKYLVALNKITKDRYLPVGMELAQSAQLWDISGSTAELLSDFPTVGEPHYAQMIPAAMLKDKTKKIFPLEENKHPYGIKSEKDARIERNGNQVHIYMTSIRSHFKPDKVEVKKGDMLHFHVTNLEQDYDVPHGFAINGSTLPNLLIMPGQTKTMKWEAKEVGVYPFYCTDFCSALHQEMQQYIRVSP
- a CDS encoding sigma-70 family RNA polymerase sigma factor; translated protein: MDKYQGMIFSQAIKYTGNQEEAEDLTQEIFLKAFEALSTFKGESQFSTWVYSIARNKILMKHRKESTNPQISADDVEEVHNKYFDKIKKWREQITPEMQILKQEMNTKIASLLSRLPSNYKNPLMLYYFENMSYKEISEKLDIKVNTLKSYIFRGKELMKDWLQKDND
- a CDS encoding nitrous oxide reductase accessory protein NosL yields the protein MVNQNYHSQVLTKKGRRYHFDSIECMFSYWNKNSDKIEKVWVKDYLHPKDWIEIENAKFLKADNLPSPMAANLSSYKSPKEAEDNRVLYGGIIMTQQEVMEYVKTNWEKELSKKR
- the nosD gene encoding nitrous oxide reductase family maturation protein NosD, producing MRNEECKISNVGRIWKSIYPCHLERSSKVEYARASNENYARERSIFLKTIVVLSDRFLTVVFQLGLALIFPFCVRNDRITFIFLFLFATLSLNANTLTVCETCTHKTIHSAITAANTNDTIEVKNGIYKESPILITKSIKLRGIENPTLDGENKEHVVDIVSDDVVVDGFRIINSGVSDIREFAAIHVENARGCNLRNNILENNVYGFYFAKVTDCMIENNSSIGNAKDEISGGNGIHLWSSSHFTIKKNRISKHRDGIYFEFSTELLIEENKSFNSIRYGMHFMFASNNRFYKNHFYDNSTGVAVMFSKNIQVKENLFERSRDGSSYGVLVKDITDSEFTNNTFQDNTIGVAADNSTRNKFLSNRFLRNGWAFNIMGNCESNEVRGNNFIGNVFDLSTNSRENLNTYDKNFWDAYKGFDLDRDGTGDKPYLPVRFFSYWVNIYPFLMVLFQSPVIEFLEIAERAFPVMTPVELKDKYPQMKKFAL
- a CDS encoding cytochrome c → MKFIKQIITISIILILPFTFCKKEGDGADSGTSSAVDVNGKGIGPVTKVDLGDIDQAKAAKGKQHFDTKCSACHKFEEKVVGPPLAGVTERRSPEWIMNMILNPVEMTQKDPAAMELYATYLVQMTFQNVSQDETREILEYFRQMDNRKNKRRFI
- a CDS encoding serine/threonine protein kinase is translated as MTEDFFNLTPDIILHLVESLGLNPTGHCFALNSLENRVYSVRLEADENIVVKFYRPGRWTKEQILEEHGFLFDLQENEIPVCAPRIFQGKSLFEKAGIYCAIWNRTGGRAPEELTIEELQMLGRYLGRLHNVGASTQSKHRNQLTAKKYGIEPLRFVIEKGFIPITLQKKYSELVNEVCEIYESFLEEEPFIRIHGDCHKGNILKGENGFFFLDFDDFLSGPAVQDIWMVLPPQNAEGIVAREALLSGYREFREFNDSSLRLIEVLRALRYIHYSAWIARRWEDPSFPNAFPHFGDEEYWTKEIKDLEIQLGFIYSGESFSSNDIISEVKEELPLTNKDFFWDM
- a CDS encoding four-helix bundle copper-binding protein is translated as MNRKNFIQTAAVVAPLLYSANLLSQDAKSTEGTKTGGKYGALIDSASDCIKKGELCISHCVDMMAGGDKSMGPCSKTVRDMLAMCETLSKLATSNSEFTKKHATLCLEVCKKCEDECRKHPKHKVCMNCAESCKECMSEIKKILG
- a CDS encoding ABC transporter permease subunit is translated as MRNLLQVAKFEFKENIRNKWIFAYAISFFLISSLLIYFGGNESAKIIASLLSIILLLVPLFALLFGSTNFLDSLSFMEVIFTRPISRFHYYAGKFLGLSLVLNLGYLLGVGIPILLFTNPESKLLFLSIQLLAYGFLLNLIFIALSLLIAVLFLKREAVLSVSLALWFYLYLLYDLLMLGISINFGEYPLEVPILLLTCINPLDLVRIITILQMDNAVLLGFTSAFFQKYLGNANGILLCLSLLIVWTGIPFYIGYRFFAKKDL